A single region of the Drosophila takahashii strain IR98-3 E-12201 chromosome 2R, DtakHiC1v2, whole genome shotgun sequence genome encodes:
- the NKAIN gene encoding sodium/potassium-transporting ATPase subunit beta-1-interacting protein isoform X5, translating into MGSCSCTRRHFLLSICFLQMITIIERQVFDFLGYMWAPILVNFFHILFIIFGFYGAYHFRVKYIITYLIWNFLWIGWNAFLICFYLNVGQLDRDSHLLNLGTGSVSWFEANGYGCKPTYNMTADDPIRPERVDGCLLDYPLVEVTHSGVQCALALLGILGAILISCIFLDEDDRFDFMNGDAKSPQHTVVHPIEAY; encoded by the exons ATGGGCTCGTGCTCGTGTACGCGGCGACACTTTTTGCTGTCAATATGCTTCCTGCAAATG ATAACGATCATCGAGCGCCAGGTATTCGACTTCCTCGGGTACATGTGGGCGCCCATCCTGGTGAACTTCTTCCACATTCTGTTCATCATATTCGGGTTCTACGGCGCCTACCACTTTCGCGTTAAATACATCATCACC TATCTAATATGGAACTTCCTGTGGATCGGCTGGAACGCCTTCCTCATCTGCTTCTACTTGAATGTGGGGCAGTTGGACAGG GACAGTCACCTGCTCAACCTGGGCACCGGCAGCGTCTCCTGGTTCGAGGCGAACGGATACGGCTGCAAGCCCACCTACAACATGACTGCCGACGATCCAATCCGGCCGGAGCGCGTCGATGGCTGCCTGCTGGACTACCCGCTGGTGGAGGTCACCCACTCGGGGGTGCAGTGCGCCCTGGCG CTGCTGGGCATACTCGGTGCGATTCTGATCAGTTGCATATTTCTCGACGAGGACGACAGAT TCGATTTCATGAACGGCGACGCGAAGAGTCCACAGCACACCGTGGTGCACCCAAT TGAAGCATATTAA
- the NKAIN gene encoding sodium/potassium-transporting ATPase subunit beta-1-interacting protein isoform X1, translating into MGSCSCTRRHFLLSICFLQMITIIERQVFDFLGYMWAPILVNFFHILFIIFGFYGAYHFRVKYIITYLIWNFLWIGWNAFLICFYLNVGQLDRDSHLLNLGTGSVSWFEANGYGCKPTYNMTADDPIRPERVDGCLLDYPLVEVTHSGVQCALALLGILGAILISCIFLDEDDRFDFMNGDAKSPQHTVVHPMYVSYTSIPTTSASATMQSNKHLQLQQQQQQNSLKLYHHQQQQQPNQPKLHHFNKNYQLSGSNNNTLDNNLHQPRDTTNNHSASFQPPHNQFSHLTQGSNCSSLRRQRHNHSHKIGQPPVSPSPMSPQTTPSLSYASLQNSNPYLAGGHSLSNSNYSIFQSPDSLQGSSHFARIHHKPKPPKSGLPVSAGGLDPSPGISSPVRPLERLSRNLEEDEDNFSLQQFAPGEHGVTYVPFQSPTPNSLFLGENNNVFQSTARSSPNNNSSSAYPYDQNGLPSPLRLGSNSKARRPAHIPLPTVPMHSCLEMQDDEDADGESELDLDQMLTPPPPPVVRPPPHIHQRLGQAPYLDLSPEVAERYAMPGPPLQGPLPVPHGSPMVRRSNRRPRPPIPVNFCDQIRAPPPGYAVVRAQSDDRLVEQAEAEAAPHVNRRSGRSANGQKSRPRSFCNSIVGVQA; encoded by the exons ATGGGCTCGTGCTCGTGTACGCGGCGACACTTTTTGCTGTCAATATGCTTCCTGCAAATG ATAACGATCATCGAGCGCCAGGTATTCGACTTCCTCGGGTACATGTGGGCGCCCATCCTGGTGAACTTCTTCCACATTCTGTTCATCATATTCGGGTTCTACGGCGCCTACCACTTTCGCGTTAAATACATCATCACC TATCTAATATGGAACTTCCTGTGGATCGGCTGGAACGCCTTCCTCATCTGCTTCTACTTGAATGTGGGGCAGTTGGACAGG GACAGTCACCTGCTCAACCTGGGCACCGGCAGCGTCTCCTGGTTCGAGGCGAACGGATACGGCTGCAAGCCCACCTACAACATGACTGCCGACGATCCAATCCGGCCGGAGCGCGTCGATGGCTGCCTGCTGGACTACCCGCTGGTGGAGGTCACCCACTCGGGGGTGCAGTGCGCCCTGGCG CTGCTGGGCATACTCGGTGCGATTCTGATCAGTTGCATATTTCTCGACGAGGACGACAGAT TCGATTTCATGAACGGCGACGCGAAGAGTCCACAGCACACCGTGGTGCACCCAATGTACGTGAGCTATACAAGTATACCCACAACATCCGCAAGCGCCACCATGCAATCAAACAAGCATCTGCAgctacagcagcagcagcagcagaactcACTGAAACTCTATCAtcatcagcaacagcaacagccaaACCAACCCAAACTGCACCACTTCAACAAGAACTACCAGTTgagcggcagcaacaataatACACTCGACAATAATCTCCACCAGCCGCGAGACACAACAAATAACCACAGCGCATCATTCCAACCGCCCCACAATCAGTTCAGCCACCTAACCCAGgggagcaactgcagcagtcTGCGCCGCCAGCGGCACAACCATTCCCACAAGATTGGTCAGCCCCCCGTCAGCCCCAGCCCCATGTCCCCCCAGACCACTCCCTCGCTCTCGTACGCCTCGCTGCAGAACTCGAATCCCTACCTGGCCGGAGGCCACTCGCtgagcaacagcaactacaGCATCTTCCAGAGCCCCGACTCGCTCCAGGGCAGCTCCCACTTCGCCCGCATCCACCACAAGCCCAAGCCGCCCAAGTCAGGTCTCCCTGTCTCTGCGGGAGGATTAGATCCGTCTCCAGGCATCTCCTCGCCCGTCCGTCCGCTCGAGCGCCTGTCGCGCAACctcgaggaggacgaggacaacTTCTCGCTGCAGCAGTTTGCTCCGGGCGAGCACGGCGTAACCTACGTCCCCTTCCAGAGTCCCACTCCAAACAGCCTTTTCCTAGGCGAGAACAATAACGTCTTCCAGTCCACCGCTCGCTCAAGTCCCAACAACAATAGCAGCAGCGCCTATCCCTACGACCAGAACGGTTTGCCCTCTCCCCTTCGCCTGGGTTCCAACTCCAAGGCTCGGCGACCCGCGCACATTCCACTGCCCACGGTGCCCATGCACAGCTGCCTGGAGATGCAGGATGACGAGGACGCCGATGGCGAGTCCGAGTTGGATCTCGATCAGATGCTGACGCCCCCGCCTCCGCCAGTCGTTCGGCCACCCCCCCACATCCACCAGCGCTTGGGCCAGGCGCCCTATCTCGATCTCTCGCCGGAAGTGGCTGAGCGCTATGCGATGCCCGGTCCACCCCTTCAGGGGCCCCTGCCCGTCCCTCATGGTTCGCCCATGGTGCGTCGCAGTAATCGCCGGCCTAGGCCACCGATTCCCGTGAACTTCTGCGACCAGATTCGCGCTCCTCCCCCGGGATACGCGGTGGTGCGCGCCCAGAGCGACGATCGCCTGGTGGAGCAGGCGGAGGCTGAGGCTGCTCCGCACGTTAACCGGCGGAGTGGTCGCAGTGCCAACGGCCAAAAGTCCCGTCCCCGCTCCTTCTGCAACTCGATAGTGGGCGTGCAGGCCTAG
- the NKAIN gene encoding hornerin isoform X2, with the protein MGSCSCTRRHFLLSICFLQMITIIERQVFDFLGYMWAPILVNFFHILFIIFGFYGAYHFRVKYIITYLIWNFLWIGWNAFLICFYLNVGQLDRDSHLLNLGTGSVSWFEANGYGCKPTYNMTADDPIRPERVDGCLLDYPLVEVTHSGVQCALALLGILGAILISCIFLDEDDRLKHINKQSKHRQSLYSIEFGGSSDTIRHGAHSHMGLGLGDSRGDQDGGELSPKPMTPRRVKRRSVMARGTQGRQSSGGGGGSRRSHHGSSGTLRSKHGHGNGADSSSGSYVRSSTRSSRRKYHQNPVTKIMDQQQQPHLGSFHRQDKLSLTASNLHSLNNDIVNNANASGSQLGSLGKSNRHYYHSYRKNIPLDPIYYNTNGQGVLEEPSSPTLPPPPPLPSAAAASSMLQASGGGGGHYNPSYQHSTTHLNDVGHAPDAELYNNRPPSVRSSYSNFHGSRPLSTAYGNAAGENVFAGLNGASASPPQAPCTPPLYQQHPMHLQQHQQQQHYLPPPPMEPAPAYVSAMSFSKRTASRESIRSMAFLNNGPPAYNLNYHTPPDSETTM; encoded by the exons ATGGGCTCGTGCTCGTGTACGCGGCGACACTTTTTGCTGTCAATATGCTTCCTGCAAATG ATAACGATCATCGAGCGCCAGGTATTCGACTTCCTCGGGTACATGTGGGCGCCCATCCTGGTGAACTTCTTCCACATTCTGTTCATCATATTCGGGTTCTACGGCGCCTACCACTTTCGCGTTAAATACATCATCACC TATCTAATATGGAACTTCCTGTGGATCGGCTGGAACGCCTTCCTCATCTGCTTCTACTTGAATGTGGGGCAGTTGGACAGG GACAGTCACCTGCTCAACCTGGGCACCGGCAGCGTCTCCTGGTTCGAGGCGAACGGATACGGCTGCAAGCCCACCTACAACATGACTGCCGACGATCCAATCCGGCCGGAGCGCGTCGATGGCTGCCTGCTGGACTACCCGCTGGTGGAGGTCACCCACTCGGGGGTGCAGTGCGCCCTGGCG CTGCTGGGCATACTCGGTGCGATTCTGATCAGTTGCATATTTCTCGACGAGGACGACAGAT TGAAGCATATTAACAAGCAGTCCAAGCACCGCCAGTCGCTGTACTCGATTGAGTTCGGCGGCAGCAGCGACACCATCCGGCACGGCGCCCACTCTCACATGGGCCTGGGACTGGGCGATTCCCGAGGCGACCAGGACGGCGGCGAGCTGAGTCCCAAGCCGATGACCCCGCGGCGCGTCAAGCGGCGCTCGGTGATGGCGCGCGGCACCCAAGGAAGGCAGTCCagtggaggcggcggcggcagcaggcgTTCGCATCACGGCTCCAGCGGCACACTGAGGTCCAAGCACGGACATGGCAATGGAGCGGACAGCAGTAGCGGCAGCTATGTGCGGAGCAGCACTCGCAGCTCCCGCCGAAAGTATCACCAGAACCCAGTGACCAAGATCAtggaccagcagcagcagccccaTTTGGGCTCCTTCCATCGCCAGGACAAGCTCTCGCTGACCGCCTCCAATCTGCACTCCCTCAACAACGACATAGTGAACAACGCGAACGCATCGGGCAGCCAGTTGGGCAGTCTGGGCAAGAGCAACCGGCACTACTACCACAGCTACCGCAAGAACATTCCGCTGGACCCCATTTACTACAACACCAATGGCCAGGGAGTGCTGGAGGAGCCGAGTTCGCCGACTcttccgccgccgccaccgctgccatctgctgctgcagccTCATCCATGCTGCAGGcaagcggaggaggaggaggtcacTACAATCCCAGTTACCAGCACTCCACCACCCACCTGAACGACGTGGGCCATGCGCCCGATGCGGAGCTGTACAACAATCGCCCGCCCTCGGTGCGCTCCAGTTACTCGAATTTCCACGGCTCGCGGCCACTCTCCACCGCCTACGGAAACGCAGCGGGCGAGAATGTGTTCGCCGGACTGAACGGGGCCAGTGCCAGTCCGCCGCAGGCTCCATGCACGCCGCCCCTCTACCAGCAGCATCCCATGCACCTGCAGcagcaccaacagcagcagcactacCTTCCGCCGCCGCCAATGGAACCGGCGCCCGCCTACGTCAGCGCCATGTCCTTCTCCAAACGGACTGCCTCGCGGGAAAGCATCCGCTCGATGGCCTTCCTCAACAACGGTCCGCCCGCCTACAATCTCAACTACCACACGCCGCCCGACTCGGAGACGACCATGTGA
- the NKAIN gene encoding sodium/potassium-transporting ATPase subunit beta-1-interacting protein isoform X3, producing the protein MNGDAKSPQHTVVHPMYVSYTSIPTTSASATMQSNKHLQLQQQQQQNSLKLYHHQQQQQPNQPKLHHFNKNYQLSGSNNNTLDNNLHQPRDTTNNHSASFQPPHNQFSHLTQGSNCSSLRRQRHNHSHKIGQPPVSPSPMSPQTTPSLSYASLQNSNPYLAGGHSLSNSNYSIFQSPDSLQGSSHFARIHHKPKPPKSGLPVSAGGLDPSPGISSPVRPLERLSRNLEEDEDNFSLQQFAPGEHGVTYVPFQSPTPNSLFLGENNNVFQSTARSSPNNNSSSAYPYDQNGLPSPLRLGSNSKARRPAHIPLPTVPMHSCLEMQDDEDADGESELDLDQMLTPPPPPVVRPPPHIHQRLGQAPYLDLSPEVAERYAMPGPPLQGPLPVPHGSPMVRRSNRRPRPPIPVNFCDQIRAPPPGYAVVRAQSDDRLVEQAEAEAAPHVNRRSGRSANGQKSRPRSFCNSIVGVQA; encoded by the coding sequence ATGAACGGCGACGCGAAGAGTCCACAGCACACCGTGGTGCACCCAATGTACGTGAGCTATACAAGTATACCCACAACATCCGCAAGCGCCACCATGCAATCAAACAAGCATCTGCAgctacagcagcagcagcagcagaactcACTGAAACTCTATCAtcatcagcaacagcaacagccaaACCAACCCAAACTGCACCACTTCAACAAGAACTACCAGTTgagcggcagcaacaataatACACTCGACAATAATCTCCACCAGCCGCGAGACACAACAAATAACCACAGCGCATCATTCCAACCGCCCCACAATCAGTTCAGCCACCTAACCCAGgggagcaactgcagcagtcTGCGCCGCCAGCGGCACAACCATTCCCACAAGATTGGTCAGCCCCCCGTCAGCCCCAGCCCCATGTCCCCCCAGACCACTCCCTCGCTCTCGTACGCCTCGCTGCAGAACTCGAATCCCTACCTGGCCGGAGGCCACTCGCtgagcaacagcaactacaGCATCTTCCAGAGCCCCGACTCGCTCCAGGGCAGCTCCCACTTCGCCCGCATCCACCACAAGCCCAAGCCGCCCAAGTCAGGTCTCCCTGTCTCTGCGGGAGGATTAGATCCGTCTCCAGGCATCTCCTCGCCCGTCCGTCCGCTCGAGCGCCTGTCGCGCAACctcgaggaggacgaggacaacTTCTCGCTGCAGCAGTTTGCTCCGGGCGAGCACGGCGTAACCTACGTCCCCTTCCAGAGTCCCACTCCAAACAGCCTTTTCCTAGGCGAGAACAATAACGTCTTCCAGTCCACCGCTCGCTCAAGTCCCAACAACAATAGCAGCAGCGCCTATCCCTACGACCAGAACGGTTTGCCCTCTCCCCTTCGCCTGGGTTCCAACTCCAAGGCTCGGCGACCCGCGCACATTCCACTGCCCACGGTGCCCATGCACAGCTGCCTGGAGATGCAGGATGACGAGGACGCCGATGGCGAGTCCGAGTTGGATCTCGATCAGATGCTGACGCCCCCGCCTCCGCCAGTCGTTCGGCCACCCCCCCACATCCACCAGCGCTTGGGCCAGGCGCCCTATCTCGATCTCTCGCCGGAAGTGGCTGAGCGCTATGCGATGCCCGGTCCACCCCTTCAGGGGCCCCTGCCCGTCCCTCATGGTTCGCCCATGGTGCGTCGCAGTAATCGCCGGCCTAGGCCACCGATTCCCGTGAACTTCTGCGACCAGATTCGCGCTCCTCCCCCGGGATACGCGGTGGTGCGCGCCCAGAGCGACGATCGCCTGGTGGAGCAGGCGGAGGCTGAGGCTGCTCCGCACGTTAACCGGCGGAGTGGTCGCAGTGCCAACGGCCAAAAGTCCCGTCCCCGCTCCTTCTGCAACTCGATAGTGGGCGTGCAGGCCTAG
- the NKAIN gene encoding hornerin isoform X4 translates to MGLGLGDSRGDQDGGELSPKPMTPRRVKRRSVMARGTQGRQSSGGGGGSRRSHHGSSGTLRSKHGHGNGADSSSGSYVRSSTRSSRRKYHQNPVTKIMDQQQQPHLGSFHRQDKLSLTASNLHSLNNDIVNNANASGSQLGSLGKSNRHYYHSYRKNIPLDPIYYNTNGQGVLEEPSSPTLPPPPPLPSAAAASSMLQASGGGGGHYNPSYQHSTTHLNDVGHAPDAELYNNRPPSVRSSYSNFHGSRPLSTAYGNAAGENVFAGLNGASASPPQAPCTPPLYQQHPMHLQQHQQQQHYLPPPPMEPAPAYVSAMSFSKRTASRESIRSMAFLNNGPPAYNLNYHTPPDSETTM, encoded by the coding sequence ATGGGCCTGGGACTGGGCGATTCCCGAGGCGACCAGGACGGCGGCGAGCTGAGTCCCAAGCCGATGACCCCGCGGCGCGTCAAGCGGCGCTCGGTGATGGCGCGCGGCACCCAAGGAAGGCAGTCCagtggaggcggcggcggcagcaggcgTTCGCATCACGGCTCCAGCGGCACACTGAGGTCCAAGCACGGACATGGCAATGGAGCGGACAGCAGTAGCGGCAGCTATGTGCGGAGCAGCACTCGCAGCTCCCGCCGAAAGTATCACCAGAACCCAGTGACCAAGATCAtggaccagcagcagcagccccaTTTGGGCTCCTTCCATCGCCAGGACAAGCTCTCGCTGACCGCCTCCAATCTGCACTCCCTCAACAACGACATAGTGAACAACGCGAACGCATCGGGCAGCCAGTTGGGCAGTCTGGGCAAGAGCAACCGGCACTACTACCACAGCTACCGCAAGAACATTCCGCTGGACCCCATTTACTACAACACCAATGGCCAGGGAGTGCTGGAGGAGCCGAGTTCGCCGACTcttccgccgccgccaccgctgccatctgctgctgcagccTCATCCATGCTGCAGGcaagcggaggaggaggaggtcacTACAATCCCAGTTACCAGCACTCCACCACCCACCTGAACGACGTGGGCCATGCGCCCGATGCGGAGCTGTACAACAATCGCCCGCCCTCGGTGCGCTCCAGTTACTCGAATTTCCACGGCTCGCGGCCACTCTCCACCGCCTACGGAAACGCAGCGGGCGAGAATGTGTTCGCCGGACTGAACGGGGCCAGTGCCAGTCCGCCGCAGGCTCCATGCACGCCGCCCCTCTACCAGCAGCATCCCATGCACCTGCAGcagcaccaacagcagcagcactacCTTCCGCCGCCGCCAATGGAACCGGCGCCCGCCTACGTCAGCGCCATGTCCTTCTCCAAACGGACTGCCTCGCGGGAAAGCATCCGCTCGATGGCCTTCCTCAACAACGGTCCGCCCGCCTACAATCTCAACTACCACACGCCGCCCGACTCGGAGACGACCATGTGA
- the Ance-5 gene encoding angiotensin-converting enzyme → MRLLLLGVVLLLVLTAFADSSATANHTKQILKWATDRIHRVWDINRKIFVQLTAKGKSPLGGTVVSSKQEVEAETYRLYYELAANLSVVPVAELDDPLQRRFVQRMSKLQLQGLRPKDYEQAKDLLRQIHNFVSGSMVCAHEECSGSGALAMYPQIFNKNMHTKQYEELLRNWKSWRRAVNEKDVAKSTFIDYVRLLRMAATYNGHVTPSRTWYLNYDTENFQAELEAVVWEIMPLYRELHAYLRHEVQAAYPKAETKSDGAISAPIMDQILSQDWYPHQFFRTPHHGKQHQLPSVHRRLEQVLVTPVKINHKAAEFFESLGLIKLPSTFYDRFSRRMSEEEAGGDCKSQVYYFPPDVALRYCPKLDYKKLMQVHGTMAEIQYYQYKMRLPFGLDTEPCPGFGAAIAETVILASGTARHLEHLHILLNKSLTEEQSLNRLFRMGVHTLIAVPQYFINDKFLVDVMDGRIGVKDYNCAYWDLQDKFAGVQPPSSRLNKDFDPDFKFYRGLNPETSNTKKFLAEILGFQFYRSFCLTSNQYKPGDPEFPLHNCDFYGNQEAGKKIHDMMELGATRHWRDVMEIATGERKLSGRGILEYFAPLFTWLKERNKQLDIEPGWDADELCRRD, encoded by the exons ATGCGGCTGCTACTACTGGGAGTGGTTCTCCTGCTGGTCCTGACCGCCTTTGCGGACAGCAGTGCCACCGCCAATCACACCAAGCAGATCCTCAAATGGGCCACCGATCGCATTCACCGCGTATGGGACATCAATCGCAAGATCTTCGTCCAGCTCACGGCCAAGGGAAAGTCGCCGCTGGGCGGAACGGTGGTCAGTTCCAAGCAGGAGGTGGAGGCGGAGACCTATCGCCTGTACTACGAGCTGGCGGCCAACTTGAGCGTGGTGCCGGTGGCCGAATTGGATGATCCGCTGCAGCGGCGGTTCGTCCAGCGAATGTCcaagctgcagctgcagggaCTCCGGCCGAAGGACTACGAGCAGGCCAAGGACCTGCTGCGGCAGATACATAACTTTGTCAGCGGATCAATGGTCTGTGCCCACGAGGAGTGCTCGGGCTCGGGGGCGCTGGCCATGTATCCGCAAATCTTCAACAAGAACATGCACACCAAGCAATACGAGGAGCTGTTGAGGAACTGGAAGAGCTGGCGCAGGGCCGTAAACGAAAAGGACGTGGCCAAGAGCACGTTTATCGACTATGTGCGCCTGCTCAGGATGGCGGCCACCTACAACGGCCATGTGACGCCCTCGCGCACCTGGTACCTCAACTACGACACGGAGAACTTCCAGGCTGAGCTCGAGGCCGTCGTGTGGGAGATTATGCCGCTCTACCGGGAGCTGCACGCCTACCTGCGCCACGAGGTGCAGGCCGCCTACCCCAAGGCGGAGACCAAGAGCGATGGCGCCATCTCCGCACCCATCATGGACCAGATCCTGTCGCAGGACTGGTACCCGCACCAGTTCTTCCGCACCCCGCACCATGGCAAGCAGCACCAGTTGCCCTCGGTCCATCGGCGCCTGGAGCAGGTCCTGGTGACGCCCGTCAAGATCAACCACAAGGCCGCCGAGTTCTTCGAGTCACTGGGCCTTATCAAGCTGCCAAG TACCTTTTACGACCGCTTTTCCCGCCGGATGAGTGAGGAGGAAGCCGGAGGTGACTGCAAGTCGCAGGTGTATTACTTTCCGCCGGACGTGGCCCTCCGCTACTGCCCCAAACTGGACTACAAGAAGTTGATGCAGGTCCACGGAACGATGGCCGAGATCCAGTACTACCAGTACAAGATGCGGCTGCCGTTTGGTCTCGACACAGAGCCATGTCCTGGATTTGGCGCTGCAATAGCGGAGACGGTTATCCTGGCCTCAGGAACCGCACGTCACCTGGAGCACCTTCACATCCTGTTGAACAAGAGCCTCACCGAGGAGCAGTCCCTTAACCGACTTTTCCGCATGGGCGTGCACACCTTGATCGCCGTGCCGCAGTACTTCATTAATGACAAGTTCCTGGTGGACGTTATGGACGGGCGGATTGGGGTGAAGGACTACAACTGCGCCTACTGGGATCTCCAGGATAAATTCGCGGGAGTTCAGCCACCAAGTTCACGCCTGAACAAGGACTTTGATCCAGACTTTAAGTTCTATCGCGGCTTAAACCCGGAAACATCGAACACCAA GAAATTCCTGGCCGAGATTCTGGGCTTCCAGTTCTACCGCTCCTTCTGCCTGACGAGCAACCAGTACAAGCCCGGAGATCCCGAGTTCCCACTGCACAACTGCGACTTCTACGGCAACCAGGAGGCGGGCAAGAAGATCCACGACATGATGGAGCTGGGAGCCACTCGCCATTGGCGCGATGTCATGGAGATCGCCACCGGGGAGCGCAAGTTGAGCGGTCGCGGCATCTTGGAGTACTTCGCCCCCCTCTTCACCTGGCTGAAGGAGCGCAATAAGCAGCTGGACATTGAGCCAGGCTGGGATGCAGATGAAT tgtgtCGCAGGGACTGA